In Motilibacter peucedani, one genomic interval encodes:
- the hrpA gene encoding ATP-dependent RNA helicase HrpA, with amino-acid sequence MASVHENPVSDLQTRVRGLATRDARRLQRRLDGARRVRDAARRTGALDEVAKAVASAEQRLADRAATVPVVRYPDLPVSQRRDDILAAIRDNQVVIVAGETGSGKTTQLPKMCLELGRGVRGTIGHTQPRRIAARAVAERIAEELGQELGESIGFKVRFTDRGGSDSLVKVMTDGILLAELQNDRDLLAYDTIIIDEAHERSLNIDFLLGYLKQLLPRRPDLKVVVTSATIDTERFSQHFDGAPVVEVSGRTFPVETRYRPLVESADDDDAEGTEPRDLMTAIGDAVQELSAEGPGDILVFLSGEREIRDAADALGKLDLRFTEILPLYARLSAAEQHRVFSSHTGRRVVLATNVAETSLTVPGIRYVVDPGTARISRYSSRLKVQRLPIEPVSQASANQRKGRCGRVEAGVCIRLYSEADFDSRPEFTDPEILRTNLASVILQMTALGLGEIERFPFVEPPDSRQVRDGVALLEELGALGPGEGSNRTLTDVGRRLAALPLDPRLGRMVLEAERNGCLREVMVVTAALSIQDPRERPVDKQQAADEKHARFADKESDFASILRLWDYVQEQQDALSSSAFRRLCRSEFLNYLRVREWQDVFSQLRQTARSIGLARNEEPADPQRVHLSLLAGLLSHLGLRDASTRDYQGARGARFALWPGSALARKQPQWVMAAELVETSRLFGRVAAKIEPEWAEKLAEHLVKRTYSEPHWSKDRAAVMAYERVLLYGLPLVAQRRVGYSKVDPQLCREMFIRHALVEGDWRTHHAFFEHNRSLLAEAGELEHRVRRRGLVVSDDELFDFYDTRVGKDVVSGRHFDSWWKKTKRDQPDLLTFTPEMLVSAPEGTDVGADYPDAWRQGDLVFPLTYSFEPGTADDGVTAQIPIAALNRVRADDFDWQVPGLREQVVTELIRSLPKAIRRSFVPAPNYAAAVLPRMVPRKEPLLDALERELESMAGVPLDRGDWDLSKLPGHLRMTFVVVDDKGKKLGEGKDLAALRAKLAPSVQATLSRAGSDLERSGLTDWPGGVIPGKTTEVLGGLKVEGFPSLVDEGATVALRVLSSAREQHDAMPLGTRRLLLLSIPSPVKPVVSGLSNSSKLVLARSPHGSVAALLDDCTVASVDELVRRHGGPAWDEPAFRRLRDAVRADLADTVLRALGDVEQALDAVREAESRLRRITSVALLPALSDVQRQLSDLVFNGFVTATGLSQLPHLPRYLRAVTRRLERLPDDPRADAVRMAQVARARQLYDDRVAKLPRERHGDPDVVAVRWMLEELRVSLFAQQLGTPTPVSEQRIAKAVAALRPSSPQG; translated from the coding sequence ATGGCGAGCGTCCACGAGAACCCGGTCTCCGACCTGCAGACCCGGGTACGCGGCTTGGCCACCCGCGACGCCCGTCGCCTGCAGCGCCGGCTCGACGGTGCACGCCGCGTGCGCGACGCGGCGCGGCGTACCGGTGCGCTCGACGAGGTCGCGAAGGCCGTCGCGAGCGCCGAGCAGCGGCTCGCGGACCGCGCCGCGACCGTACCCGTCGTCCGCTACCCCGACCTCCCGGTCAGCCAGCGCCGCGACGACATCCTCGCCGCCATCCGCGACAACCAGGTCGTGATCGTCGCCGGCGAGACCGGCTCCGGCAAGACGACCCAGCTGCCCAAGATGTGCCTCGAGCTCGGCAGAGGAGTGCGCGGCACCATCGGCCACACCCAACCCCGCCGCATCGCGGCGCGGGCGGTCGCCGAGCGCATCGCCGAGGAGCTCGGCCAGGAGCTGGGGGAGTCGATCGGCTTCAAGGTCCGCTTCACCGACCGCGGCGGCAGCGACTCGCTGGTCAAGGTGATGACCGACGGCATCCTGCTGGCGGAGCTGCAGAACGACCGCGACCTGCTCGCCTACGACACGATCATCATCGACGAGGCGCACGAGCGCAGCCTCAACATCGACTTCCTGCTGGGCTACCTCAAGCAGCTGCTGCCGCGCCGGCCCGACCTCAAGGTCGTCGTCACCTCGGCGACGATCGACACCGAGCGCTTCTCGCAGCACTTCGACGGCGCGCCCGTCGTCGAGGTCTCGGGCCGCACCTTCCCGGTCGAGACGCGCTACCGCCCGCTCGTGGAGTCGGCCGACGACGACGACGCCGAGGGGACCGAGCCGCGCGACCTGATGACGGCCATCGGCGACGCCGTGCAGGAGCTCAGCGCCGAAGGCCCGGGCGACATCCTGGTCTTCCTCAGCGGCGAGCGCGAGATCCGCGACGCTGCAGACGCTCTCGGCAAGCTCGACCTCCGCTTCACCGAGATCCTCCCGCTCTACGCGCGGCTGTCCGCCGCCGAGCAGCACCGCGTCTTCTCCTCGCACACCGGCCGTCGCGTCGTGCTGGCGACCAACGTCGCTGAGACCTCGCTGACGGTGCCTGGCATCCGCTACGTCGTCGACCCCGGCACCGCGCGCATCTCGCGCTACAGCTCGCGGCTCAAGGTGCAGCGACTGCCGATCGAACCGGTGTCGCAGGCGTCGGCCAACCAGCGCAAGGGCCGCTGCGGCCGCGTCGAGGCCGGCGTCTGCATCCGGCTCTACTCCGAGGCCGACTTCGACTCGCGCCCCGAGTTCACCGACCCCGAGATCCTGCGCACCAACCTCGCCTCGGTCATCCTGCAGATGACGGCGCTGGGCCTGGGCGAGATCGAGCGGTTCCCGTTCGTCGAGCCGCCCGACAGCCGACAGGTGCGCGACGGTGTCGCCCTGCTCGAGGAGCTCGGTGCGCTCGGGCCCGGGGAGGGCTCGAACCGTACGCTGACCGACGTCGGCCGCCGCCTCGCGGCGCTGCCGCTCGACCCGCGCCTCGGGCGCATGGTGCTGGAGGCCGAGCGCAACGGCTGCCTGCGCGAGGTCATGGTCGTCACGGCCGCGCTCTCGATCCAGGACCCGCGCGAACGCCCTGTCGACAAGCAGCAGGCCGCCGACGAGAAGCACGCGCGCTTCGCCGACAAGGAGTCGGACTTCGCCTCGATCCTGCGGCTCTGGGACTACGTGCAGGAGCAGCAGGACGCCCTGTCGTCCAGCGCTTTCCGGCGCCTGTGCCGAAGCGAGTTCCTCAACTACCTGCGGGTGCGCGAGTGGCAGGACGTCTTCTCCCAGCTGCGCCAGACCGCGCGCTCGATCGGGCTCGCCCGCAACGAGGAGCCGGCCGACCCGCAGCGCGTGCACCTCAGCCTGCTCGCCGGGCTGCTCTCGCACCTCGGACTCCGCGACGCGTCGACGCGCGACTACCAGGGCGCGCGCGGCGCGCGCTTCGCGCTGTGGCCGGGCTCGGCGCTGGCGCGCAAGCAGCCGCAGTGGGTGATGGCCGCCGAGCTGGTCGAGACCTCGCGGCTGTTCGGGCGCGTGGCGGCCAAGATCGAGCCCGAGTGGGCCGAGAAGCTCGCCGAGCACCTCGTCAAGCGCACCTACAGCGAGCCGCACTGGTCGAAGGACCGCGCCGCGGTGATGGCCTACGAGCGCGTGCTGCTCTACGGCCTGCCGCTGGTCGCGCAGCGCCGCGTCGGCTACTCGAAGGTCGACCCGCAGCTGTGCCGAGAGATGTTCATCCGGCACGCGCTCGTCGAGGGCGACTGGCGCACGCACCACGCGTTCTTCGAGCACAACCGCAGCCTCCTGGCCGAGGCGGGGGAGCTCGAGCACCGCGTACGCCGTCGTGGCCTCGTCGTCAGCGACGACGAGCTCTTCGACTTCTACGACACGCGCGTCGGCAAGGACGTCGTGTCCGGCAGGCACTTCGACTCGTGGTGGAAGAAGACCAAGCGGGACCAGCCCGACCTGCTGACCTTCACCCCCGAGATGCTCGTGAGCGCACCCGAGGGCACCGACGTCGGCGCCGACTACCCCGACGCGTGGCGGCAGGGCGACCTCGTCTTCCCGCTGACCTACTCGTTCGAGCCGGGCACCGCCGACGACGGCGTCACCGCGCAGATCCCGATCGCCGCCCTCAACCGCGTGCGGGCCGACGACTTCGACTGGCAGGTTCCGGGTCTGCGCGAGCAGGTCGTGACCGAGCTGATCCGCTCGCTGCCCAAGGCGATCCGCCGCAGCTTCGTGCCCGCCCCCAACTACGCCGCTGCTGTGCTGCCCCGGATGGTCCCGCGCAAGGAGCCGCTGCTCGACGCGCTCGAGCGCGAGCTCGAGAGCATGGCCGGCGTGCCGCTCGACCGCGGCGACTGGGACCTCTCGAAGCTCCCCGGCCACCTCCGGATGACCTTCGTCGTCGTCGACGACAAGGGCAAGAAGCTCGGTGAGGGCAAGGACCTCGCTGCCCTGAGGGCGAAGCTCGCGCCGTCGGTGCAGGCGACCCTGTCACGCGCCGGGAGCGACCTCGAGCGCAGCGGTCTCACCGACTGGCCAGGAGGGGTAATACCAGGCAAGACCACTGAGGTGCTCGGCGGTCTCAAGGTCGAGGGCTTCCCCTCGCTCGTCGACGAGGGTGCCACCGTGGCGCTGCGGGTGCTCAGCTCCGCTCGAGAGCAGCACGACGCGATGCCCCTGGGCACGCGCCGGCTCCTCCTGCTCAGCATCCCCTCGCCGGTCAAGCCGGTCGTGTCCGGGCTGTCCAACTCCAGCAAGCTGGTGCTCGCGCGCTCGCCGCACGGCAGCGTGGCCGCCCTGCTCGACGACTGCACCGTCGCGTCGGTCGACGAGCTCGTGCGCCGCCACGGCGGTCCGGCGTGGGACGAGCCGGCCTTCCGCCGCCTGCGCGACGCCGTGCGCGCCGACCTCGCCGACACCGTTCTGCGCGCCCTGGGCGACGTCGAGCAGGCGCTCGACGCAGTGCGCGAGGCGGAGTCGCGCCTGCGGCGCATCACGAGCGTCGCCCTGCTGCCGGCGCTCTCCGACGTGCAGCGCCAGCTCTCCGATCTCGTCTTCAACGGGTTCGTGACCGCCACCGGGCTCTCCCAGCTGCCGCACCTGCCGCGCTACCTGCGGGCCGTCACCCGCCGTCTGGAGCGGTTGCCCGACGACCCGCGCGCCGACGCCGTACGTATGGCGCAGGTCGCCCGCGCCCGCCAGCTCTACGACGACCGCGTCGCCAAGCTGCCGCGCGAGCGGCACGGCGACCCCGACGTCGTCGCCGTGCGCTGGATGCTCGAGGAGCTCAGGGTCAGCCTGTTCGCCCAGCAGCTGGGCACACCGACCCCCGTGTCGGAGCAGCGCATCGCGAAGGCGGTCGCCGCACTGCGGCCGTCGAGTCCGCAGGGCTGA
- a CDS encoding Gfo/Idh/MocA family protein translates to MDSGEGVRWGIVGTGGIARAFAKDLALLPDAVVGAVGSRSSEGADSFAAFLEESTGTRVADAHRHASYDALVSDDAVDAVYVATPHPGHADAARLALEAGKAVLVEKPFTLNAAEAQELVDLARSRGQFLMEAMWTRFLPHMGRVREILASGSLGDVVTVTADHGQWFEEDASHRLFAPELGGGALLDLGIYPVSFASFVLGTPSRVTARSSEAFTGVDANTSILLEHAGGASALVSTTLSAATANVAAVNGTEARIEIDRTWYTPTSFRVTSRDGEVLERYDQPHEGHGLRHQAAEVGRCLASGAPESELLPLDETVAIMRTLDEVRSQIGLVYPQER, encoded by the coding sequence GTGGACAGCGGCGAAGGGGTGCGCTGGGGCATCGTCGGCACGGGCGGCATCGCCCGCGCCTTCGCGAAGGACCTGGCCCTGCTGCCGGACGCGGTGGTCGGCGCGGTCGGGTCGCGCTCGTCCGAGGGTGCCGACTCGTTCGCGGCCTTCCTCGAGGAGTCCACCGGCACCCGCGTCGCAGACGCCCACCGGCACGCGAGCTACGACGCCCTCGTGAGCGACGACGCCGTCGACGCGGTCTACGTCGCGACCCCGCACCCCGGCCACGCCGACGCCGCGCGCCTGGCCCTCGAGGCCGGCAAGGCGGTGCTGGTCGAGAAGCCCTTCACCCTCAACGCCGCCGAGGCGCAGGAGCTCGTCGACCTCGCGCGCTCGCGCGGCCAGTTCCTCATGGAGGCGATGTGGACCCGCTTCCTGCCCCACATGGGCCGGGTGCGCGAGATCCTCGCCTCCGGCTCCCTCGGCGACGTCGTGACCGTCACGGCCGACCACGGCCAGTGGTTCGAGGAGGACGCCTCGCACCGGCTGTTCGCCCCTGAGCTGGGCGGCGGAGCGCTGCTCGACCTCGGCATCTACCCCGTGTCGTTCGCGTCGTTCGTGCTCGGCACCCCCTCGCGGGTCACCGCGCGGTCGTCGGAGGCCTTCACCGGCGTCGACGCCAACACCTCGATCCTGCTCGAGCACGCCGGCGGGGCGTCGGCGCTGGTCAGCACGACGCTCTCGGCCGCCACGGCCAACGTCGCGGCGGTCAACGGCACCGAGGCGCGGATCGAGATCGACCGTACGTGGTACACCCCCACCTCCTTCCGCGTGACCTCGCGCGACGGCGAGGTGCTCGAGCGCTACGACCAGCCGCACGAGGGCCACGGGCTGCGCCACCAGGCGGCCGAGGTCGGTCGGTGCCTGGCGTCCGGCGCGCCGGAGAGCGAGCTGCTGCCTCTCGACGAGACCGTCGCGATCATGCGGACGCTCGACGAGGTGCGCAGCCAGATCGGGCTGGTCTACCCGCAGGAGCGCTGA